Proteins encoded within one genomic window of Tabrizicola piscis:
- a CDS encoding CCA tRNA nucleotidyltransferase, producing MKVSGNWLDHPGTQALCAALEAAGHRALFVGGCVRNALLGVPVSDVDLATDAIPENVSNIAENANFKVVPTGIDHGTVTVIAHGLPHEVTTFRRDVETDGRRAVVAFSTQIEEDAARRDFTMNALYADARGQVFDPLNGLPDLQARHVRFVGDPETRIREDYLRILRFFRFHAAYGDPGHGLDAEGLAACAALSAGLETISRERIGAELRKLLGAADPAPAVAAMAVSGVLAQVLPGADPRALAPLIHLEGDAAPRWLRRLAVLGGADVETALRLSRSEARDLTALRDAIAATDSPAALAWHHGPTLATDAVLARAASFGTPPPQGWQAEVDRGAAATFPITAADLMPDLQGEALGQRLKAMEARWLASGLTATRDDLLNS from the coding sequence ATGAAAGTTTCGGGCAACTGGCTGGATCATCCGGGGACGCAGGCCCTTTGTGCCGCGCTTGAAGCGGCGGGCCATCGGGCGCTGTTTGTCGGCGGTTGTGTCCGCAACGCGCTGCTTGGCGTGCCGGTTTCGGATGTCGATCTGGCAACGGATGCGATACCCGAAAACGTGTCGAACATTGCAGAAAACGCCAATTTCAAGGTGGTGCCCACCGGTATCGACCATGGGACAGTCACCGTCATCGCTCATGGCCTGCCACATGAGGTGACGACCTTCCGCCGCGATGTCGAAACCGACGGTCGCCGCGCCGTGGTCGCCTTTTCCACGCAGATCGAAGAGGACGCCGCCCGCCGCGACTTCACGATGAACGCGCTTTACGCCGACGCTCGGGGGCAGGTGTTCGATCCGCTGAACGGCCTGCCCGACCTGCAGGCCCGCCATGTCCGCTTTGTCGGCGACCCGGAAACCCGCATCCGCGAGGACTACCTGAGGATCCTGCGCTTCTTCCGCTTTCACGCGGCCTATGGAGACCCGGGTCACGGCCTCGACGCCGAAGGTCTTGCCGCCTGCGCCGCGCTTTCGGCGGGGTTAGAGACGATTTCCCGCGAACGCATCGGCGCCGAACTGCGCAAACTGCTTGGCGCGGCTGACCCGGCACCCGCCGTGGCGGCCATGGCTGTGTCGGGCGTTCTGGCCCAGGTCTTGCCGGGCGCGGACCCTCGCGCGCTCGCCCCGCTCATTCATCTGGAGGGTGATGCCGCGCCACGCTGGCTGCGCCGTCTTGCCGTGCTGGGCGGCGCGGATGTGGAAACCGCGCTCCGCCTGTCCCGAAGCGAGGCGCGCGATCTGACCGCCCTACGCGACGCCATCGCCGCCACCGACAGCCCCGCCGCCCTTGCCTGGCACCACGGCCCTACGCTTGCCACCGACGCCGTCCTTGCCCGCGCCGCCAGCTTCGGCACCCCGCCGCCACAAGGCTGGCAGGCTGAGGTTGACCGGGGTGCTGCCGCCACCTTCCCCATCACCGCCGCCGACCTGATGCCCGACCTCCAAGGCGAAGCGCTGGGCCAAAGGCTCAAGGCGATGGAGGCGCGATGGCTCGCCTCTGGCCTGACCGCCACGCGCGATGACCTCTTGAATTCCTGA
- a CDS encoding CoA pyrophosphatase encodes MTDGVEAGLRRALSRSAGPSSDFDLNSAIKPPADKPLRPAAVLLPVWLRPDGAALILTKRSSHLKHHPGQIAFPGGKVDAGDAGPEAAALRETREEIGLDPARVQVIGTLPLHQTVTGFSITPFIGLLHGDFTPTPEAGEVDEVFTVPLSHVLDPAMFTVQRRRWMGEWRRYYAVPYGPYYIWGATARILRGLADRMRE; translated from the coding sequence ATGACGGACGGGGTCGAAGCGGGATTGCGGCGCGCGCTGTCCCGTTCGGCCGGGCCGTCCTCGGACTTTGACCTGAACTCCGCGATCAAGCCGCCGGCCGACAAACCCTTGAGGCCGGCAGCAGTCCTGCTGCCGGTCTGGCTGCGGCCAGACGGGGCGGCGCTGATCCTGACCAAGCGGTCTTCGCATCTTAAGCATCACCCCGGCCAGATTGCCTTTCCCGGTGGCAAGGTGGATGCGGGCGATGCAGGTCCCGAAGCCGCCGCCCTGCGCGAGACGCGGGAAGAGATCGGGCTTGATCCCGCCCGCGTTCAGGTGATCGGCACGCTACCGTTGCATCAGACAGTCACCGGCTTTTCCATCACCCCATTCATCGGCCTGCTCCATGGCGATTTCACCCCGACCCCCGAAGCGGGTGAGGTGGATGAGGTCTTCACGGTCCCTTTGTCCCACGTCCTTGACCCGGCGATGTTCACCGTCCAGCGGCGGCGCTGGATGGGGGAATGGCGGCGCTACTACGCCGTGCCCTATGGGCCGTATTACATCTGGGGGGCCACCGCGCGTATCCTGCGCGGGTTGGCAGATCGGATGCGGGAATGA
- a CDS encoding Hsp33 family molecular chaperone HslO, with protein MTIGSQIAWDDTVLPFQLDASGIRGRVARLDGVLDQVLKQHAYPPVIEALVAETALLTALIGQAVKLRWKLSLQVRGKGAARLIATDYYGPTADGEPARIRAYASYDAERLEETDNPFSQIGEGYFAVMLDQGEGMTPYQGFTPIAGGSLSACAETYFAQSEQIPTRFSVAFGRSTEPGRPAHWRAGGMMLQHMPAMGGVAADQGSGEGGLLTHADILSGADSENWTRANLLLDTVEELEMIGPSVEPTSLLVRLFHEEGPRVFDAQPVRFGCSCSADKVVNTMSIYSQKDIAKMTTDAGIVTADCQFCGAHYELDPKTLGFEGTIAKGEQAE; from the coding sequence ATGACCATTGGTTCGCAAATCGCCTGGGACGATACCGTCCTGCCATTTCAACTTGACGCCTCGGGCATCCGTGGCCGCGTCGCGCGGCTGGACGGGGTGCTGGATCAGGTGCTGAAACAACACGCCTACCCCCCGGTGATCGAGGCGCTGGTCGCTGAAACCGCGCTTCTGACCGCGCTGATCGGCCAGGCGGTCAAGCTGCGCTGGAAGCTGTCGCTTCAGGTGCGCGGCAAGGGTGCTGCCCGTCTGATCGCCACCGATTACTACGGCCCGACCGCCGATGGCGAACCCGCCCGGATCCGCGCCTACGCCAGCTATGACGCTGAAAGGCTTGAAGAAACCGACAACCCCTTCAGCCAGATCGGCGAAGGGTATTTCGCCGTCATGCTGGATCAGGGCGAAGGGATGACCCCCTATCAGGGCTTCACCCCCATCGCCGGTGGCTCGCTTTCCGCCTGTGCCGAGACTTACTTTGCCCAGTCCGAACAGATCCCCACACGGTTCTCTGTCGCCTTCGGGCGCAGCACCGAACCCGGCCGCCCCGCGCATTGGCGGGCGGGCGGGATGATGCTGCAGCACATGCCAGCCATGGGCGGTGTCGCCGCCGATCAGGGCAGCGGCGAGGGCGGTCTGTTGACCCATGCCGACATCCTCTCCGGTGCCGATTCGGAGAATTGGACGCGGGCCAACCTCCTCCTCGACACGGTCGAGGAGTTGGAGATGATCGGCCCCTCGGTGGAGCCTACCAGCCTGCTGGTCCGCTTGTTCCATGAAGAGGGCCCCCGGGTGTTCGATGCCCAGCCCGTGCGCTTTGGCTGTTCGTGCTCGGCCGACAAGGTGGTGAACACCATGTCGATCTACAGCCAGAAAGACATCGCCAAGATGACGACCGACGCAGGCATCGTCACCGCCGATTGCCAGTTCTGCGGCGCGCATTACGAGCTTGATCCCAAAACCCTTGGGTTTGAAGGCACCATCGCCAAGGGCGAACAGGCAGAATGA
- a CDS encoding NUDIX domain-containing protein, which produces MIRRYGEPAETGRRYTRRPGVYAILLDGDHILATHQAEPVPEFQLPGGGIDKGEHPIPALHREVFEETGWKIAVTRRLGAFRRFTYMPEYDLWAEKVCAVYLARPVRRLGPPSEAGHSAIWLPVADAVLRLGNPGDRAMLASFLSLDIQNNA; this is translated from the coding sequence ATGATCAGACGTTATGGCGAACCAGCGGAAACCGGGCGGCGCTATACCCGCAGACCAGGGGTTTATGCCATCTTGCTGGACGGCGATCACATCCTTGCCACCCATCAGGCCGAACCGGTGCCCGAGTTTCAGTTGCCGGGCGGTGGCATCGACAAGGGGGAACATCCGATCCCGGCCTTGCACCGTGAAGTCTTTGAAGAAACAGGCTGGAAGATCGCGGTGACCCGGCGGCTGGGGGCGTTTCGCAGGTTCACCTACATGCCGGAATATGACCTTTGGGCGGAAAAGGTCTGCGCGGTCTATCTGGCCCGACCGGTTCGCCGCCTTGGCCCGCCGTCCGAGGCGGGGCATAGCGCGATCTGGCTGCCGGTCGCGGATGCGGTGCTTCGGCTGGGTAATCCGGGGGATCGGGCGATGCTGGCATCATTCCTGTCACTGGATATCCAGAACAACGCCTGA
- a CDS encoding SpoIIE family protein phosphatase, with protein sequence MSVEQRKAVPGRPLHVLVVDDSRAQRHILTMQLRRWGYRVTECEAAAAALQVCAAGNVDMIISDWMMPGMTGLEFCRHFRALGHENYGYFVLVTSKSEKTEIADGLEAGADDFLTKPVDSSELRARLRAGERMLAMQAELLAKNKMIVSTLLELQKLYDSLDRDLIEARKLQQTLIRDRVRDYGWARASLMLRNSGRVGGDLVGSFRVDDNRVAVYSIDVSGHGVASAMMTARLAGFLTGSSPEQNLAYGRGLVGQQVLLPPEAVAERFNRLMLEEIQAEQYFTMVFAVMDLGTGMLSLVQAGHPHPMLLRRSGQVVRLGQGGLPIGLLPGATYDRTEVTLATGDRLVLVSDGFTECPLPSGQDFGEAGLVQSLTRSAHLSGSDLLEALVWDLTQQSGSDSFPDDVSGVVLDIQ encoded by the coding sequence ATGTCAGTGGAACAGCGAAAGGCGGTGCCCGGTCGGCCGCTGCATGTGCTTGTGGTGGATGACAGCCGGGCGCAGCGGCATATCCTGACGATGCAACTGCGCCGCTGGGGATACCGCGTGACGGAATGCGAAGCCGCCGCCGCCGCCCTGCAGGTCTGCGCCGCTGGCAATGTGGACATGATCATCAGCGACTGGATGATGCCGGGAATGACTGGCCTTGAATTCTGCCGTCATTTCAGGGCCTTGGGCCATGAAAACTATGGCTACTTCGTGCTTGTGACCTCAAAATCCGAAAAGACCGAAATCGCTGACGGGCTGGAGGCGGGTGCCGATGATTTTCTGACCAAGCCGGTCGACAGCAGCGAATTGCGGGCGCGGCTGCGGGCGGGGGAACGGATGCTGGCAATGCAGGCTGAGCTTCTGGCCAAGAACAAGATGATCGTCAGCACGCTGCTGGAACTGCAGAAACTGTATGATTCGCTCGACCGTGACCTGATCGAGGCGCGAAAGCTGCAGCAAACGCTGATCCGCGACCGGGTGCGTGACTACGGCTGGGCGCGGGCATCGCTGATGTTGCGCAATTCGGGCCGGGTCGGGGGTGATCTGGTCGGCAGCTTCCGGGTGGATGACAACCGTGTTGCGGTCTATTCGATCGACGTGTCAGGTCATGGCGTTGCCTCGGCGATGATGACGGCGCGGCTAGCGGGGTTCCTGACCGGCTCGTCGCCCGAACAGAACCTTGCCTACGGTCGGGGTCTGGTCGGCCAGCAGGTCCTTTTGCCGCCCGAAGCCGTGGCCGAACGGTTCAACCGCCTGATGCTGGAAGAGATTCAGGCCGAACAGTATTTCACCATGGTCTTCGCGGTGATGGACCTTGGCACCGGCATGCTCAGTCTGGTGCAGGCCGGCCATCCGCACCCGATGTTGCTTCGCCGCTCGGGTCAGGTGGTCCGGCTGGGACAGGGTGGCCTGCCTATCGGCCTGCTGCCCGGCGCCACCTATGACCGGACCGAAGTGACCCTTGCCACCGGTGATCGGCTGGTTCTGGTGTCGGACGGTTTCACGGAATGCCCGCTTCCGTCCGGTCAGGACTTTGGCGAAGCGGGGCTGGTGCAAAGCCTGACCCGGTCTGCGCATCTTTCCGGGTCAGACCTGCTTGAAGCGTTGGTCTGGGATCTGACCCAGCAGTCCGGCAGCGATTCGTTTCCCGATGATGTCTCAGGCGTTGTTCTGGATATCCAGTGA
- a CDS encoding Hpt domain-containing protein: protein MIDWKRVEDLRAEIGRDGFAEVADMFLEEADQAVKVLLAGLPADEVEGQLHFLKGSALNLGLADLAAICQDGERKAAAGYGALVDVGRVSAVYHSSRALLLRRLATEAAA from the coding sequence ATGATTGATTGGAAACGGGTTGAAGACCTGCGCGCCGAGATTGGCCGTGACGGATTCGCCGAAGTCGCCGACATGTTCCTGGAAGAGGCAGATCAGGCCGTGAAGGTCCTGCTGGCCGGCCTGCCCGCGGATGAGGTTGAGGGGCAGTTGCACTTTCTGAAGGGCAGTGCGCTGAACCTTGGTCTGGCCGACCTTGCCGCGATTTGTCAGGATGGCGAGCGCAAGGCAGCTGCCGGATATGGCGCGCTGGTGGATGTGGGGCGGGTGTCGGCCGTCTATCACAGTTCCCGCGCGCTGCTGTTGCGGCGGTTGGCCACCGAAGCCGCAGCCTGA